A stretch of DNA from Hypomesus transpacificus isolate Combined female unplaced genomic scaffold, fHypTra1 scaffold_139, whole genome shotgun sequence:
cgtcatggagccaaccagctaaatagttatttaacgctagcactagcgttgctacctgcatatatgccgacattttttacaatattttcaggcttcaaccagtgctgctcaagcataaacacagggtcagggagagaaagagatagattcTTTAGGCtttgaagaaagagtaggagagaaggacagcatCCAACATGCTGTCCTtcaacatgccccccccccgccacaaattgctttctaatctgtgggaaagactgcgtgtgtgtgtgcgcagcacTGACTTGGGGAAGGCGTCAAAGCAGTAGGTCTTGCTGGTGTCGGGGAAGGCCACCCTCATGCCGGAGGTGAGGGCAGAGTGCAGGATGACGGCAGCACACTCGTAGCGGGACGCCAGGTCCACCGTGGGCACCGTGCCGATGCTCTGACCGTACAGGATGACGCTCTCTGGACTGATGCCATACCTGGACACCAGGGGGCAcacggttacacacacacacctcaaactctctcacacacacacacctctctctcacacgcacaccttgaactctctctcacacacacacttcgaactctctctcacacaaacacaccttaaactctctctcacacacacacacacaccttgaactctctctcacacacacctctatctctctctcacacacacaaatatccaactctctgacacacacacacatcctccctcccagcctcaccccctcccctggtGTATTGTGGGGGTTGTAGTCACCGTGTTCGCAGGGCGTGCCAGGCAGTGTCTATGTCAGCGTACAGGTTCTTCTCGGAGGGCTTCCCGCTGCTGGCGCCGTAGCCGGAGTAGTCGTAGGAGAAGATGTTGCAGTTAATCCGGGAGCCCAGGCCCAGGTAGAAGCTGCTCATCTGGCCCAGGTCCACAGCGTTCCCGTGAGAGAACAGGACCGTGTACCTGTAGAGAGGGACAGGCTGAGCAGGCACTGGATCCATCTGCCCTAATGAAGGTAGcagctctctctccgtctctgtgtgtgtgtgtatttctctctctctcacacacacacacacacacagaaagaacaGCAGAGCAGGCAGCAGTAGGGCAGCTGGGGTCaggcaggagagcaggaagtTCTGAGTCTTGTGATGAGGAAGTAGGTTCAGGAAGTGAAGGAAACAGGATGTATGGAAAACAGACAGAGGGCAgataaagagggggaggagaggaggggggggagaggaagagggaacaGGATGTCTGAAAGCCAGTCTGTCTGCTCTCTGTCCCACCAAACCCAACTACACtggtcatacacacatacacaggcgtCACGTGTAGGTACCTGGCGTTGGGGGCACAGCGGATGTACATGCAGCAGACCTGGTTCCCTCTGGAGGAACGCGTGAGGAACACGTCTGTGGtatccagctctctctgggaGTACTGgaactctgctctctctgaaaGCTGCAGCTTCCAGCGGCCCTCCCCCGGGCCCCCGGGCCTCCCGGCCCCCCGTGGCCTGGCGCTGGGGGGGGCCTCTGGGTCTGGGAGCAGGGAGTAGGTGGGCTCTGGGGGCAGGAAGGCAAGCTTGGCGGCAATGCGGCCGGGACAGGGCGGGCAACAGAAGAGGCAGCATAGCTCGCTAAAGGACAGGCAGTTCATGGttccctgggggagaggggagggggggtgacgtAGAAATTAGATTGATCCACGATGttcaacacaaacaatgaacaaATCTGTAgcctcacaaatacattaacGTAACACAAGATCATAAATCCCTGTTGAACGTACCTTGCTCAGAGTTGAGGAGAGTATTGACAATAAAAAAGTACTAAACGAAAACTGAATTAGCAGGACAATAAGCAAATGATTCTGCGCCGGGAGTAAACTAGCCTACATTAGCACAACCgctaaccaaaacaaagcggCTAAAACTCGACTGGCTCACCCTTTTTAGTTGAACAGAGTCGAAGCCAGTCGGCGGACAAAAAAACGGCTATTTACACTGAACGAGAAGTGGATTCTTTGACGTGAGTATATAAGTCCCCTTATTGAAATCCATGTTTTCAGTTCAAACTTCGTGTCACTGGGCTGTTGTTGTCGTGAGGTTCTTATGGCCGGATGACTCTTCACTGAAGTTTTTTTCTGAAGTTCGCTGATCTGAGGACTTGCAATCCTTATCTATTTAGCAAACCGTCTGTGTTTACCAAACCCAGTCGCTGGAGTTGGATAGTGACAGTTCCATAATAATGGAGGGCTCGGATAACGTCTCATCCGCAGCGAGTTACATAAACATCTCTGACAGCATGGAAACTCAACCGCACATCAATAAATTCTTAAAGTTAACCAGACCAACTCAACACCCTGAACTAGCGAGAGTTCAGCTGCGGAAATCAGCTGGTTCAGgtagctagtagctagctagctgtgcgATCCAGATCCTGACTCGCATAGACGCCGAAGGCACTTAGATTAAAGTAACTTTGAAAACGCAAAACAGCGTGTATAGCGTGTCTCCTGTACTTAATTATGTTTTGACTGTCCAACGCTACAGAGAACTTGGTAGCTGCTGTCATCCATATTAATCTACGGATACGGTCTTATTTTTTTAATCTGTTTTGTATACAACACTGGAGTATTTCCGGGTCACAATTTATTGCCGCTGTTTTCAAAATAAAGATGTCACCTAAAATATAAAAGAAAATAACTTGACTTCGTTTGTACCATCTGTGTGACCAGATTGTCACAtgtaattgacataaaatacatCGTTTGCAAGCAGACATGTCTACGCTATCTAGATTTAAAGATAATTTAAACCAGTTTAGGGTTCCTTTATTTCGAAAAACTTGACCCGCTGAAAAGTTCAGATGTTTCCTCTTCAGTTGCAGTACTCTGGTTACTCCGATGTTACGTCGCCCACTTATCTCTGGCGTTTTTTCACGCAGAATACAGTACATTAATCCAAAGCGATGTGCGATCGGATCACTACATTGGCCGCGTAAGCTCTTGTAGTTTCAATGCTGGTATCCTGTACCATGATCACACGCACCCGACATCACCAGATGGCGCTGTTGTCATTCATACAAAACTATGAATGACACAATACAAGTTAAAGAATTAAAGTTTTATTTAGGTAGGAAATATTGAATATTAATTAGTATCAGTGGGTCAACCTGAAGTGAACATACACTAGCATAAGACACACGAACAATCAATCATACACGCAACTCACAGGGACACAGCCCAACGGCAGACGTTGGACATCCCACTGTCAACAAACATTCAAATCGCAGCTCGCGGATGGACAGATGGTAATGAAGCAGTTGATTGGAGTAAAAAAGGTCTGCGTGTTTATTGGTTGTCTGGCTCGAATCCCGAAGCACGTCACTCACATCAAAAGGTCATAGTGCGAAGtcgggtcacatgacatgggggggggagaacacCCTGTTTTTaactgactgacacacacaaacacacacagggtgacagagagagggtatgGCCCCCTTTTACACACCAGAACAGCTGAAAGATCAGTTTGTTAACCCCGCCCCCTGCCCTCATACAATCACCACAGCGCCATGCCTCACTTCACCGGACTGATAAAGGACATCAGGAAAACACAATTAAAACAAACTTAAAGCAACTtcactcactgcacacacagagcaggttgTGCATCTTGTACATACtcacagacgtgtgtgtgtgtgtaaactcgTGTGGCGAAAGaatccaacaacaaaaaagctgTTCTCACATTCAGATATCAAGACAAACTGTCCTCCCACAGTTAGGAGTGATGATCACAGGGTCATGTTATACAGTCCTGTAGTCACAGGGTCATGTTATACAGTCCTGTAGAGTCACAGGGTCAAGACTCGTATTTGACACTTTCACAAGGAAGTATATTCATCTGCGGTCATCTGTTCTCCTGTCCTGGTCCCAGCTGCTCTCTCAGGTGTGTCTATACACCCTGTAGGGCTGGGGGGCACCCTGTAGGGCTGGGGGGCACCCTGTAGGGCTGGGGGGCACCCTGTAGGGCTGGGGGGCACCCTGTAGCACCCTGATCTTAGAGAGATGGGTTAAACTGGTCTCTCACCTTTGGCATGATAgtccatctctcctgtctctcctctcatcctcctcctcacctttaCACCtgccctccccatctcctcctctgctaGATCATCACGTTCAgactctctgtctcgctcccaGGGAACCCAGccctgtgtgtggtggtgaggagcagggagaggctgtGACCAGCAGGGGGCTCCCTGCTGCTTCCTGTTACCTCACAACACATAACACgccaacaacacaaacatgaaaCTACACAAACATGAACAAACTTACAAAAAAGCTAAATTAAAAGCTACAAAACGTTCTGAAAAGGGGCAGAAACGACCACCCACAGTTTAGCTCAGAAAACGAACAGATGGTTAAAACACTGCATGTGCACGTCGTTCCCACGGTAACACTGagcatccctcctctcctaaccGTCCACTAAGCCTGAAGTACAGGACACAGGTGGCcagaagggagggtgtgtgtgtgagggtgtgtgtgtgtgagggggcgagtgtgtgagggtgtgtgtgtgaaggtgtgtgtgtgagggtgtgtgtgtgagggtgcgtgTGTCTCCAGACAACCCCAGGAGGGACACAGCTGCACCCACAGTGAAGAAACACCCGGAAGATCAGACAGACAAGTCTTTAGTgtaacagaatgtgtgtgtgtgtgacagagtgtgttTAGTTCAGTGAAAAAGTTTCCCGACTCCAGACCATGTCTcacagatgagggagggagaatataAACAGTCATAATAAGGACTAGCACACAGCCTTGacatgacccccccctccccctcacacacacagcagggggtgTTTGAGCCTgttgaggaggtgagaggagaggagaggtggtgagaggaggtgagaggtggtgagaggtggtgagaggaggtgagaggaggtgagaggaggtgagaggaggtgagaggaggtgagaggaggtgagaggagttgagaggaggtgagaggaggtgagaggaggtgagaggaggtgagaggaggtgagaggagaggaggtgagaggaggagagaggaggtgagaggaggtgagaggaggagagaggtgtgttCCTGCAGGAGCCCTCGGGGTTAGTTTtaatattgtgtgtgcgtgtgcgtgtgcgtgtgtgtgtgtgcgtgtgtgcgcgtgtgtgtgtgtgtgtgtgaatgcatgtgaACAAGAAACAAGGTTAATGAAGCGTGAGATGAAACTACAACACACTTAGGCTGTCCAGTGCTTTCTGTGTGGATGTTTACAtattctcactgtgtgtgtgagtgagtgtgtgagtgtgtgtagcccATGATAGGCCAAAAAGCTAGAGGCTAGAATGTGGACatcaacaaaacaaatacaggAAAATATCCTTTATGTCCATccatgagaagagaggagggagagagggggagagggggagagggagagaggggggagggagggagggtccttGTGTGAAGTGCTCCACAGGGAAACAGTGGTGCAGATCCTAGTTCAGTTGtctatattcacacacacacacacacacacacactcaggggtCGTGTCATTAAGGCAGAGGTGGGGCTGCAGTGAGCTTGGGGTCAGAGTTCAGAAGTTAAGCTCATGGCAGTGATAGCTCTAATctgagtctctcctctcctcttgtctcctctcatctcctctcatcctctcctttcctcttccatCACTCAAAGGACATCAGATTGGCTGGGACCTAGGACACAAATACACCAGTATCACTATGGCACCGAGGGGGGTCTGAGATTGTGTGAAtgtaagtgtgtaagtgtgtgtgtgtgtacctgctgtcTGTTGCTCCTGCAGGCAGCGCTGAGGTGTGTAAACCACAGCTGAGCATTGGCTTTGTTACCTGCCTGGTACTTGTAGCTGTTACCTAggaaacacacatttacatctttagaagacagacaggcagacagataagaGTTGGCATGTGTCAAGGTCAAGGTGAGGGTTatggtcaggggtcaggggtcggggGTCAGGGTCTCACCGTGCTCGGAGTCCGTGAGCAGGAAGACGTCCGGGTGCTCGGGGTCGTCGGCCATCATGGCCATCagacctacaacacacacactcttactgcAGGAGGACttgaactggagagagagagggggggagagaaggagagagagagggagggagggaaacaaaCACAATGTTTCCATTACTCTCTTGTACAGGGCCACAATGATGTCATAGCTCATTATCCAATGAGTACTTCCATGTGTCTCCGCCACCACACTAGCCCCGCCCCTtaccctctctccagccctaccgcccgcgtgtgtgtgtgagggtgtgtgtgtgtgtgtgtgtgaggactcaCATGCTTCCTCTCGCTGGCCTTGAGAGACTTGGCGTTGTAGTAGTAGAGCTGAGATCCAGACAGAGCCATCCAGTACTTAGTCCAGGaagacacctacacacacacacacacacacacacacacacacacacacacacacacacacactcagctacaATACACTGGGGTATGTGTGTCTCggcggtgtgtgtgtcacggcggtgtgtgtgtgtgtgagtgtaccgtGGGTTTCCTGCCCTCCCTCAGCAGGGTCTTGCGTCTCAGGACCCCCTGCAGGGTCACCGTTCCAGGGTACAGGTGCACCGCCAGCTCCTCCGATTCTGCAGAGCtgagaacacacgcacacacacaccgcacacacacacacacagccgagaggaagaggagactgGTGATGAAGACATCGCAGAGAGCCTCCACCATACaccaccatgacacacacacactagagccCGACCGATAAAGGATCTTTAAGGCCGATACCGATACAAATATTTGGTGATTTAAAAATCCGATATATATCGGccgatatatatataaaacaaaaaATCCAGAAATGTGTTACAAAACAAACGGATTTCTCTAACACTCTGCCCGACTCTGGCTGGATCAGCTGGTTGTAGGGTTTGTGGCGTTGTAGATGTTGTAGATTTAATGGTTTGTCTGGTGGACAAACTATGCAACGCCAACACATAACATGGTTGTCTGTTTTTTAAATATTGTTTTATATTAATTTATCGGCCATTATGAGCCTTGATTTTGtaccttgtttgtttgtattgtgaAGGCATaataaaaaagaatata
This window harbors:
- the abhd17ab gene encoding alpha/beta hydrolase domain-containing protein 17A, whose translation is MNCLSFSELCCLFCCPPCPGRIAAKLAFLPPEPTYSLLPDPEAPPSARPRGAGRPGGPGEGRWKLQLSERAEFQYSQRELDTTDVFLTRSSRGNQVCCMYIRCAPNARYTVLFSHGNAVDLGQMSSFYLGLGSRINCNIFSYDYSGYGASSGKPSEKNLYADIDTAWHALRTRYGISPESVILYGQSIGTVPTVDLASRYECAAVILHSALTSGMRVAFPDTSKTYCFDAFPNIEKVSRIPSPVLIIHGTEDEVIDFSHGLALYERCPSAVEPLWVEGAGHNDIELYSQYLERLRRFIGQELGQHA